A genomic stretch from Mycobacterium malmoense includes:
- a CDS encoding FAS1-like dehydratase domain-containing protein, which produces MTVPIETEGILGSHYRAPDYFEVGREKIREFATAVKDDHPTHFSENDAAAAGYPTVVAPLTFLAVAGRRVQLEIFTKFKIPINIARVFHRDQKFRFHRPILAHDKLYFDTYLDSVLESHGTVIAEIRSEVTDAEGKPVVTSTVTMLGEAAHQDAGAEETIAAIASISAGK; this is translated from the coding sequence ATGACAGTCCCAATAGAGACCGAAGGAATCCTCGGCAGCCATTACCGGGCACCGGACTATTTCGAGGTCGGACGCGAGAAGATCCGGGAATTCGCGACCGCGGTGAAGGACGACCATCCGACGCACTTCAGCGAGAATGATGCCGCCGCCGCTGGGTATCCCACAGTGGTGGCTCCCCTAACGTTCCTCGCGGTTGCCGGCCGTCGCGTGCAGCTGGAGATCTTCACCAAATTCAAGATCCCCATCAACATCGCCCGGGTCTTCCACCGTGACCAGAAGTTCCGGTTCCACCGGCCAATCCTGGCCCACGACAAGCTGTATTTCGACACGTACCTAGACTCGGTGCTCGAGTCCCACGGCACCGTGATCGCCGAAATCCGCAGCGAAGTCACGGATGCCGAAGGGAAACCGGTGGTCACCAGCACCGTCACGATGCTGGGGGAAGCCGCACATCAAGATGCCGGCGCTGAAGAAACCATCGCCGCAATTGCGTCCATATCAGCCGGAAAGTAG
- the cmaA2 gene encoding cyclopropane mycolic acid synthase CmaA2, which translates to MTSQGDTGGTQLKPPVDAVRSHYDRSNEFFKLWLDPSMTYSCAYFEERPNMTLEEAQYAKRKLALDKLHLEPGMTLLDIGCGWGSTMRHAVAEYDVNVIGLTLSENQYAHDKAKFDEMDSPRHKEVRIQGWEEFDEPIDRIVSLGAFEHFADGAGDAGFERYDTFFKKFYSLMPDDGRMLLHTIIIPDKEEAEELGLTSPMSLLRFIKFILTEIFPGGRLPRISQIDHYSSNAGFKVERYHRIGSNYVPTLNSWADALEANKEKAIELQGEKVYDTYMHYLRGCSDLFRDHYTDVCQFTLVK; encoded by the coding sequence ATGACGTCCCAGGGTGACACCGGTGGCACGCAGCTAAAGCCGCCAGTCGACGCAGTCCGATCCCATTACGACCGATCCAACGAGTTCTTCAAGCTGTGGCTCGACCCGTCGATGACCTACAGCTGCGCCTACTTTGAAGAGCGTCCGAACATGACGCTGGAAGAAGCGCAGTACGCCAAACGCAAACTCGCGCTGGACAAGCTGCACCTCGAGCCCGGCATGACACTGCTCGACATCGGCTGCGGCTGGGGCTCGACCATGCGGCACGCCGTGGCGGAGTACGACGTCAACGTGATCGGCCTGACGCTGAGCGAGAATCAGTACGCCCACGACAAGGCCAAGTTCGACGAGATGGATAGCCCCCGCCACAAAGAGGTGCGGATCCAAGGCTGGGAGGAATTCGACGAGCCGATCGACCGCATCGTGTCACTCGGCGCGTTCGAGCACTTCGCCGACGGCGCCGGGGACGCCGGGTTCGAGCGTTACGACACCTTCTTCAAGAAGTTTTACAGCCTGATGCCCGACGACGGCAGGATGCTGCTGCACACGATCATCATCCCCGACAAAGAGGAGGCCGAAGAGCTCGGCTTGACGTCGCCGATGAGCCTGCTGCGCTTCATCAAGTTCATCTTGACCGAGATCTTCCCCGGCGGCCGCCTGCCCCGGATTTCGCAGATCGACCACTATTCGTCCAACGCCGGCTTCAAGGTCGAGCGCTATCACCGGATCGGGTCGAACTACGTGCCCACGCTGAACTCCTGGGCCGACGCGTTGGAAGCCAACAAGGAGAAGGCCATCGAGTTGCAGGGCGAAAAGGTCTACGACACCTACATGCATTACCTGAGGGGCTGCTCGGACCTGTTCCGCGACCACTACACGGACGTCTGCCAGTTCACCCTGGTCAAGTAG
- a CDS encoding lysophospholipid acyltransferase family protein — MGWGQVDIVAAGETRANVIPLHANRGRVAARRRADQRAESSRQHPSLLSDPRGRASAEQIAAVVREIDEHRRAAGAAGMSGTAEAPLNDLAQRVAAVAGFLRQRITGDYTVDEFGFDPHFNNAIVRPLLRFFFRSWFRVEVSGIENLPSDGAALVVANHAGVLPFDGLMLSVAVHDEHPAQRDLRLLAADMVFDLPMIGEAARKAGHTMACTADAHRLLAAGELTAVFPEGYKGLGKRFEDRYRLQRFGRGGFVTAALRTKAPIVPCSIIGSEEIYPMLTDVKLLARLFGLPYFPITPLFPLAGPAGLVPLPSKWRIAFGEPIYTTDYAASDAEDPMVTFELTDQVRETIQQTLYRLLAGRRNIFFG, encoded by the coding sequence ATGGGGTGGGGTCAGGTAGATATCGTGGCGGCGGGTGAAACCAGAGCGAATGTCATTCCACTGCACGCCAATCGGGGTCGGGTAGCTGCGCGTCGGAGAGCCGACCAACGGGCGGAGTCGTCTCGTCAACATCCTTCGCTGCTTTCTGATCCGCGCGGCCGGGCGTCGGCGGAACAGATCGCCGCCGTCGTCCGCGAAATCGACGAGCACCGCCGCGCCGCGGGTGCGGCTGGCATGTCGGGGACCGCCGAGGCGCCGCTCAACGATCTCGCCCAGCGCGTCGCCGCGGTCGCCGGCTTCCTTCGGCAGCGGATCACGGGCGACTACACCGTCGACGAGTTCGGGTTCGATCCGCACTTCAACAACGCGATCGTTCGGCCTTTGCTGCGGTTCTTCTTCAGGTCGTGGTTCCGGGTCGAGGTCAGCGGTATCGAGAACCTGCCGAGCGACGGCGCCGCGTTGGTGGTGGCCAATCACGCCGGGGTGTTGCCGTTCGACGGGCTGATGCTGTCGGTGGCGGTTCACGACGAGCACCCGGCGCAGCGGGACCTGCGGCTACTGGCCGCCGACATGGTGTTCGACCTGCCCATGATCGGCGAAGCCGCCCGCAAGGCGGGCCACACGATGGCCTGCACGGCGGACGCGCACCGGCTGCTCGCCGCGGGCGAGCTCACCGCCGTGTTCCCGGAGGGCTACAAGGGGCTGGGCAAGCGCTTCGAGGACCGCTATCGGTTGCAGAGATTCGGGCGCGGCGGCTTCGTGACGGCCGCGCTGCGCACCAAGGCGCCGATCGTTCCCTGCTCGATCATCGGTTCCGAAGAGATCTACCCGATGCTCACCGACGTCAAGCTGCTCGCGCGGCTGTTCGGGCTGCCCTACTTCCCGATCACCCCGCTGTTCCCGCTGGCCGGGCCCGCGGGCCTGGTGCCGCTGCCGTCGAAATGGCGCATCGCGTTCGGTGAGCCGATCTACACCACCGACTACGCGGCTTCCGACGCCGAGGACCCGATGGTCACCTTCGAGTTGACCGACCAGGTGCGGGAGACGATTCAGCAGACGCTGTACCGGCTGCTGGCCGGGCGCCGCAACATCTTCTTCGGCTGA
- a CDS encoding SDR family oxidoreductase, producing MDQSSGNGAGTGGAAGDTVHYPKVVLVTGACRFLGGYLTARLAQNPLINSVIAVDAIAPSKDMLRRMGRAEFVRADIRNPFIAKVIRNGDVDTVVHAAAASYAPRSGGSAALKELNVMGAMQLFAACQKAPSVRRVVLKSTSEVYGSSPRDPVMFTEDSSGRRPFRDGFAKDSLDIEGYARGLGRRRPDIAVTILRLANMIGPAMDTTLSRYLAGPLVPTMFGRDARLQLLHEQDALGALERAAMAGKAGTFNIGADGIIMLSQAIRRAGRIPLPVPGFGVWALDSLRRANRYTEITRDQFDYLSYGRVMDTTRMKTELGHQPKWTTAEAFDDYVRGRGLTPIIDPHRVRSLEGRAIAVAQRWGSRNPNPWGGVR from the coding sequence GTGGATCAGTCCAGCGGAAATGGTGCCGGAACGGGCGGCGCCGCCGGTGACACCGTGCACTACCCGAAGGTTGTGCTGGTCACCGGCGCCTGCCGTTTCCTGGGCGGTTACCTGACCGCGCGGCTCGCGCAGAACCCGTTGATCAACTCCGTCATCGCGGTGGACGCGATCGCCCCCAGCAAGGACATGCTGCGCCGCATGGGCCGCGCCGAGTTTGTCCGCGCCGACATTCGAAATCCGTTCATTGCTAAGGTGATTCGTAACGGCGACGTCGACACGGTGGTGCACGCCGCGGCGGCGTCGTACGCGCCGCGATCCGGCGGCAGCGCGGCGCTCAAGGAACTCAACGTGATGGGCGCGATGCAACTCTTCGCGGCCTGTCAGAAGGCGCCCTCGGTGCGCCGCGTCGTGCTCAAGTCCACCTCTGAGGTGTACGGGTCGAGTCCGCGCGATCCCGTCATGTTCACCGAGGACAGCAGCGGCCGCCGGCCGTTCCGCGACGGTTTCGCCAAGGACAGCCTCGACATCGAGGGTTACGCGCGCGGATTGGGCCGGCGCCGGCCCGACATCGCGGTGACGATTCTGCGGCTGGCCAACATGATCGGCCCGGCGATGGACACCACGCTGTCGCGATACCTGGCCGGGCCGTTGGTCCCGACGATGTTCGGCCGGGATGCGCGCCTGCAGTTGCTGCACGAGCAGGATGCGCTGGGGGCGCTCGAGCGCGCGGCGATGGCCGGCAAGGCGGGCACGTTCAACATCGGCGCCGACGGCATCATCATGCTGTCCCAGGCGATCCGGCGGGCGGGCCGTATCCCGTTGCCAGTACCCGGCTTTGGCGTCTGGGCGCTGGATTCGCTGAGACGGGCTAATCGCTATACGGAGATAACCCGCGATCAGTTTGATTATTTGAGTTACGGCCGTGTCATGGACACCACGAGAATGAAAACCGAACTCGGCCATCAGCCCAAATGGACGACGGCCGAAGCGTTCGACGACTACGTGCGCGGCCGCGGCTTGACTCCCATAATCGACCCGCATCGGGTACGCTCCTTGGAGGGTCGCGCCATAGCGGTAGCGCAGCGCTGGGGTAGCCGAAATCCAAATCCATGGGGTGGGGTCAGGTAG
- a CDS encoding 30S ribosomal protein bS22 — MGSVIKKRRKRMSKKKHRKLLRRTRVQRRKLGK, encoded by the coding sequence ATGGGTTCAGTAATCAAGAAGCGGCGCAAGCGCATGTCGAAGAAGAAGCACCGCAAGCTGCTGCGTCGCACACGGGTGCAGCGCAGAAAACTTGGCAAGTAA
- a CDS encoding cell division/environmental response transcriptional regulator — protein MTSTNGPSARDSAGKRDTGSLEGQQARTQFLTVAEVAALMRVSKMTVYRLVHNGELPAVRVGRSFRVHAKAVHDMLETSYFDAG, from the coding sequence ATGACGTCTACGAACGGGCCATCGGCGCGAGATTCAGCTGGCAAGCGGGACACCGGTTCACTCGAGGGCCAGCAGGCCAGGACGCAATTTCTCACCGTCGCCGAGGTGGCGGCGCTGATGCGCGTCTCCAAGATGACGGTGTATCGGCTGGTGCACAACGGCGAGCTGCCCGCGGTCCGGGTGGGGCGGTCCTTCCGGGTACACGCCAAGGCCGTCCACGACATGCTGGAGACTTCGTACTTCGACGCGGGCTAG
- the proC gene encoding pyrroline-5-carboxylate reductase, which produces MARIAIIGGGSIGEALLSGLLRAGRQVKDLVVAERMPERAKYLADTYSVLVTSVSDAVENATFVVVAVKPADVEPVMAEVARAAAAAEGDSAEQVFVTVAAGITITYFESKLPAGTPVVRAMPNAAALVGAGVTALAKGRFVTPPQLEGVSALFDSVGGVLSVPESQMDAVTALSGSGPAYFFLMVEALVDAGVAAGLSRQVATDLTAQTMAGSAAMLLERMDSDGRAVEGEAPGMRADTTAAQLRATVTSPGGTTAAALRELERGGLRVAVDAAVQAAKRRSEQLRITSE; this is translated from the coding sequence ATGGCAAGAATCGCGATCATCGGCGGCGGCAGCATCGGCGAGGCATTGCTGTCGGGTCTGCTGCGCGCGGGCCGGCAGGTCAAAGACCTGGTGGTGGCCGAGCGGATGCCCGAGCGCGCCAAGTACCTGGCGGACACCTATTCGGTGTTGGTGACCTCGGTGAGCGATGCGGTGGAGAACGCGACGTTCGTCGTCGTCGCCGTGAAGCCGGCCGACGTCGAGCCGGTGATGGCGGAGGTGGCCCGCGCGGCCGCCGCGGCCGAGGGCGACAGCGCCGAGCAGGTGTTCGTCACGGTCGCGGCGGGGATCACGATCACCTACTTCGAATCCAAGCTGCCGGCCGGGACGCCGGTGGTCCGGGCGATGCCGAACGCGGCGGCGTTGGTGGGTGCGGGGGTGACCGCGCTGGCCAAGGGCCGTTTCGTTACTCCGCCGCAGCTCGAGGGGGTCTCCGCCCTGTTCGACTCGGTCGGCGGCGTGCTGAGCGTTCCCGAATCCCAAATGGACGCCGTGACCGCGCTGTCGGGTTCGGGTCCGGCGTATTTCTTCTTGATGGTCGAGGCCCTGGTCGACGCCGGTGTCGCGGCGGGTCTGAGCCGCCAGGTCGCCACCGACCTGACCGCGCAGACGATGGCCGGATCGGCGGCGATGCTGCTGGAGCGGATGGATTCCGACGGGCGCGCGGTCGAGGGCGAGGCGCCGGGCATGCGGGCGGACACCACGGCGGCGCAGCTGCGCGCGACGGTCACGTCGCCCGGCGGGACGACCGCCGCTGCGCTGCGCGAACTCGAACGGGGCGGGTTGCGGGTGGCCGTGGATGCGGCGGTTCAGGCCGCCAAAAGGCGCTCTGAGCAGCTAAGAATTACATCGGAATAA
- a CDS encoding thioesterase family protein: MSALFTTAMTLREAGPGVYEGELDKHWTIGPKVHGGAMLALCANAARTAHGGQGLQPALQPVAVSASFLWAPDPGAVRLVTSIRKRGRRISVVDVELTQGDRTAVHAVVNLGEPEHFPPGGRAAPLLSANPVLDLMAPEPPDDVAPIGPGHPLAGLVHLGEGCDVRPVLSTMGLSANGRPPVIQMWARPRGVAPDALFALMCGDLSAPVTFAVDRTGWAPTIQLTAFLRGLPADGWLRIIATCMEIGHDWFDEDHIVVDSLGRLVVQARQLALVPAARE; the protein is encoded by the coding sequence ATGAGCGCGCTGTTCACCACCGCGATGACGCTGCGGGAGGCCGGCCCCGGCGTGTATGAGGGCGAGCTCGACAAGCACTGGACCATCGGACCCAAGGTGCACGGGGGCGCGATGCTGGCGCTGTGCGCCAACGCCGCCCGCACCGCGCACGGCGGGCAAGGACTGCAACCGGCCCTGCAGCCGGTGGCCGTGTCGGCAAGCTTCCTGTGGGCGCCCGATCCGGGGGCGGTGCGCCTGGTGACGTCGATCCGCAAGCGCGGGCGTCGGATCAGCGTCGTGGACGTCGAGCTCACCCAGGGCGACCGCACCGCCGTGCACGCCGTCGTCAACCTCGGCGAGCCGGAACATTTCCCACCGGGCGGTCGGGCGGCGCCGCTGCTGTCGGCGAACCCCGTCCTGGACCTGATGGCGCCGGAACCGCCCGACGACGTCGCGCCGATCGGGCCCGGGCACCCGCTGGCCGGCCTGGTGCATCTGGGTGAGGGTTGCGACGTGCGGCCGGTGCTGTCGACGATGGGGCTCAGCGCGAACGGGCGACCGCCGGTGATCCAGATGTGGGCCCGGCCCCGCGGCGTGGCCCCGGACGCGCTGTTCGCGCTCATGTGCGGCGACCTGTCGGCGCCGGTGACCTTCGCCGTGGACCGCACCGGCTGGGCCCCCACCATCCAGCTCACCGCCTTCCTTCGGGGCCTGCCCGCCGACGGCTGGCTGCGAATCATCGCGACGTGCATGGAGATCGGCCACGACTGGTTCGACGAGGACCACATCGTCGTCGACAGCCTGGGCCGCCTCGTGGTGCAAGCCCGCCAGCTGGCGTTGGTCCCTGCCGCTCGGGAGTAG
- a CDS encoding sugar phosphate isomerase/epimerase family protein: protein MRPAIKVGLSTASVYPLRAEAAFEYAARLGYDGIELMVWSESVSQDVDAVKKLSRRYRVPVLSVHAPCLLISQRVWGANPIPKLERSVRAAERLGAQTVVVHPPFRWQRRYAEGFSDQVSALEASSDVMVAVENMFPFRADRFFGTGQSRERMRRRGGGPGPAISAFAPSYDPLDGNHAHYTLDLSHTATAGTDSLDMARRMGSGLVHLHLCDGSGLPADEHLVPGRGTQPTAEVCQMLAGGYFAGHVILEVSTSGARSATERESMLAESLQFARTHLLR from the coding sequence TTGCGCCCAGCAATCAAAGTCGGCCTCTCGACGGCCTCGGTGTACCCGTTGCGGGCCGAGGCCGCGTTCGAGTATGCGGCCAGGCTCGGTTACGACGGGATCGAGCTGATGGTGTGGAGCGAGTCGGTCAGCCAAGACGTCGATGCCGTCAAAAAGCTGTCTCGGCGCTATCGCGTGCCGGTGTTGTCGGTGCACGCCCCCTGCCTGCTGATCTCGCAGCGGGTGTGGGGAGCAAACCCGATTCCCAAGCTGGAACGCAGCGTGCGGGCCGCCGAACGCCTGGGCGCACAGACCGTCGTCGTGCATCCGCCGTTTCGTTGGCAACGGCGCTATGCCGAGGGGTTCAGCGACCAGGTGTCCGCCCTCGAAGCCTCCAGCGACGTGATGGTCGCCGTGGAGAACATGTTCCCGTTCCGGGCGGACCGGTTTTTCGGCACCGGCCAGTCACGGGAACGGATGCGCAGGCGCGGCGGCGGCCCGGGCCCGGCGATTTCGGCGTTCGCGCCGTCCTACGACCCGCTGGACGGCAACCATGCGCACTACACGCTGGACCTGTCCCACACCGCGACGGCGGGAACGGACTCGCTGGACATGGCCCGGCGGATGGGTTCGGGCCTGGTTCATCTGCATCTGTGCGACGGCAGCGGGCTGCCCGCCGACGAGCACTTGGTGCCGGGGCGCGGCACGCAGCCCACCGCCGAGGTATGCCAGATGCTGGCCGGCGGCTATTTCGCCGGGCACGTCATTTTGGAAGTGTCCACGTCGGGCGCGCGCTCGGCCACCGAGCGCGAAAGCATGCTCGCCGAATCGTTGCAGTTCGCCCGCACGCATCTGCTGCGCTGA
- a CDS encoding Ppx/GppA family phosphatase, which yields MRLGVLDVGSNTVHLLVVDAHRGGHPTPMSSTKATLRLSESIDGSGKITKRGADKLVSTIGELAKIADSSGCAELMAFATSAVRDAENSDDVLSRVRKETGVELEVLGGVDESRLTFLAVRRWYGWSAGRIINLDIGGGSLELSSGVDEEPDVALSLPLGAGRLTREWLPDDPPGRRRVAMLRDWLDAELADASVAVLEAGPPDLAVATSKTFRSLARLTGAAPSAAGPRVKRILTANGLRQLIAFISRMTTADRAELEGVSTERAPQIVAGALVAEASMRALSIEEVDICPWALREGLILRKLDSEADGTALVESSVRNARGQIVDRNANRSRGNKP from the coding sequence GTGCGATTGGGCGTGCTTGACGTGGGTAGCAACACGGTCCATCTGCTGGTGGTCGATGCCCACCGCGGTGGGCATCCGACACCTATGAGTTCGACGAAGGCCACGCTGCGGCTCTCCGAGTCCATCGACGGCTCGGGCAAGATCACCAAGCGCGGCGCCGACAAGTTGGTTTCCACGATCGGCGAGCTCGCCAAGATCGCGGACAGCTCCGGCTGCGCCGAGCTGATGGCCTTCGCGACGTCCGCGGTCCGCGACGCCGAGAATTCCGACGACGTGCTGTCCCGCGTGCGTAAAGAGACCGGTGTCGAGTTGGAGGTGCTGGGCGGCGTCGACGAGTCGCGGCTGACGTTCCTGGCGGTGCGCCGGTGGTACGGCTGGAGCGCCGGGCGAATCATCAACCTGGACATCGGCGGCGGCTCGCTGGAATTGTCCAGTGGCGTCGACGAGGAGCCCGACGTCGCGCTGTCGTTGCCGTTGGGCGCCGGGCGATTGACCCGCGAATGGCTGCCCGACGATCCGCCCGGCCGGCGCCGGGTGGCGATGCTGCGGGATTGGCTGGACGCCGAGCTGGCAGACGCCAGCGTGGCGGTGCTGGAAGCCGGTCCGCCCGATCTGGCCGTCGCGACCTCGAAGACGTTTCGTTCGTTGGCGCGGCTCACCGGCGCGGCCCCGTCGGCGGCCGGACCGCGGGTCAAGCGGATACTCACAGCAAACGGCCTCAGACAACTCATAGCTTTCATCTCTAGGATGACGACCGCTGACCGGGCCGAGCTGGAAGGAGTGAGCACCGAGCGGGCACCGCAGATCGTGGCGGGCGCCCTGGTGGCGGAGGCAAGCATGCGAGCGCTGTCGATCGAAGAGGTGGATATCTGCCCGTGGGCGTTACGGGAAGGTCTCATCTTGCGCAAACTCGACAGCGAAGCCGACGGAACCGCACTCGTCGAGAGCTCGGTGCGCAATGCTAGAGGCCAGATAGTTGATCGGAACGCGAACCGATCGAGAGGCAACAAACCATGA
- the regX gene encoding two-component sensory transduction protein RegX: MTSVLIVEDEESLADPLAFLLRKEGFEATVVTDGPAALAEFDRGGADIVLLDLMLPGMSGTDVCKQLRARSGVPVIMVTARDSEIDKVVGLELGADDYVTKPYSARELIARIRAVLRRGGDDDSEISDGVLESGPVRMDVERHVVSVNGDTITLPLKEFDLLEYLMRNSGRVLTRGQLIDRVWGADYVGDTKTLDVHVKRLRSKIEADPANPVHLVTVRGLGYKLEG, encoded by the coding sequence ATGACCAGTGTCCTGATCGTGGAGGACGAGGAGTCGCTGGCCGATCCGCTAGCATTCCTGTTGCGCAAGGAGGGCTTTGAGGCCACGGTGGTGACCGACGGCCCGGCGGCACTCGCCGAGTTCGACCGCGGCGGCGCCGACATTGTGCTGCTTGATCTGATGCTGCCGGGTATGTCGGGGACCGACGTGTGCAAGCAGCTGCGTGCCCGGTCCGGCGTGCCGGTGATCATGGTGACCGCCCGCGACAGCGAGATCGACAAGGTGGTCGGCCTCGAGCTGGGCGCCGATGACTATGTGACCAAGCCGTATTCGGCGCGCGAGTTGATCGCGCGGATTCGAGCGGTGCTGCGCCGTGGCGGTGACGACGACTCCGAAATCAGCGACGGTGTGCTGGAGTCCGGGCCGGTGCGGATGGATGTCGAACGGCACGTCGTTTCGGTCAACGGTGACACGATTACGTTGCCGCTCAAGGAGTTTGACTTGCTGGAGTACCTGATGCGCAACAGCGGTCGGGTGCTGACCCGCGGGCAGTTGATCGATCGGGTGTGGGGCGCCGACTACGTCGGCGATACCAAGACGCTTGACGTCCACGTCAAGCGCCTACGGTCCAAGATCGAAGCCGACCCGGCCAACCCGGTGCATTTGGTCACGGTGCGGGGGCTGGGGTACAAGCTCGAGGGTTAG
- a CDS encoding sensor histidine kinase, with the protein MTVFSALLLAGVLSVLALAVGVAAGIRLAPRAVQRRHQGSTEWTGITVAQMLQRIVALMPLGVAVVDSHRDVVYLNERAKELGLVRDRQLDNQAWQAAQQALTGVDVEFDLQPGKRAAGRSGLSVHGQARLLSEEDRRFAVVFVHDQSDYARMEATRRDFVANVSHELKTPVGAMALLAEALLASADDSETVRRFAEKVLVEANRLGDMVAELIELSRLQGAERLPNVTDVDVDIVVSEAISRHKVAADNADIQIRTDAPSGLRVLGDETLLVTALANLVSNAIAYSPPGSPVSISRRCRGDNIEIAVTDRGIGIALEDQERVFERFFRGDKARSRATGGSGLGLAIVKHVAANHNGSIGVWSKPGTGSTFTLSIPAFKDNDEQPEQPQGREVRPNKSQREEELSR; encoded by the coding sequence GTGACCGTGTTCTCGGCGCTGTTGCTGGCCGGGGTCTTGTCCGTGCTGGCGTTGGCCGTAGGTGTTGCGGCCGGGATCAGGCTGGCACCGCGCGCGGTCCAACGCCGCCACCAGGGGTCCACCGAATGGACCGGAATCACCGTCGCGCAGATGCTGCAACGCATCGTGGCGCTGATGCCGCTGGGCGTCGCGGTGGTGGATTCCCATCGCGATGTCGTTTATCTGAACGAACGGGCCAAGGAATTGGGCCTGGTGCGCGATCGGCAGCTGGACAACCAGGCCTGGCAGGCCGCGCAGCAGGCGCTCACCGGCGTCGACGTCGAATTCGACCTGCAGCCGGGCAAACGCGCGGCGGGTCGGTCGGGGCTGTCGGTGCACGGGCAAGCGCGTCTGCTGAGCGAAGAAGACCGCCGGTTCGCCGTGGTCTTTGTCCACGACCAGTCCGACTACGCCCGCATGGAGGCGACCAGGCGCGATTTCGTCGCCAACGTCAGCCACGAGCTCAAGACCCCGGTTGGCGCCATGGCCCTGCTCGCCGAGGCCCTGCTGGCTTCGGCGGATGACTCCGAAACCGTCCGCCGGTTCGCCGAGAAGGTGCTCGTCGAGGCCAACCGACTGGGTGACATGGTCGCCGAGCTGATCGAACTGTCCCGGCTGCAGGGCGCCGAGCGGTTGCCCAACGTCACCGATGTCGACGTGGATATTGTTGTGTCCGAAGCTATTTCACGCCACAAGGTGGCCGCCGACAACGCTGACATCCAGATTCGCACCGATGCGCCCAGCGGCCTGCGGGTGCTGGGCGACGAAACGCTGCTGGTGACCGCCCTGGCCAACCTGGTCTCCAACGCGATCGCCTATTCGCCTCCCGGTTCGCCGGTGTCCATCAGCCGGCGCTGCCGCGGCGACAACATCGAGATCGCCGTCACCGACCGCGGCATCGGGATCGCACTGGAAGACCAGGAGCGGGTCTTCGAGCGGTTCTTCCGCGGCGACAAGGCGCGCTCGCGTGCCACCGGTGGCAGCGGCTTAGGACTTGCCATCGTCAAACACGTTGCGGCCAACCACAATGGCAGCATCGGTGTGTGGAGCAAGCCGGGAACCGGATCGACGTTCACCCTTTCCATTCCGGCTTTCAAGGACAACGACGAACAACCCGAGCAACCGCAGGGTCGCGAGGTGCGGCCCAACAAGTCACAACGAGAGGAAGAGCTAAGTCGATGA
- a CDS encoding phosphoglyceromutase: protein MQPRDTATLVLLRHGESEWNASNQFTGWVDVGLTEKGRAEAVRGGELLVEHGLVPDVLYTSLLRRAITTADLALDTADRLWIPVRRSWRLNERHYGALQGLDKAEIKNRYGEEQFMAWRRSYDTPPPLIEKGSKYSQDTDPRYANIGGGPLTECLADVVVRFLPYFTDVIVPDLRSGKTVLIVAHGNSLRALVKYLDQMSDEEIVGLNIPTGIPLRYDLDADLRPVVPGGTYLDPEAAAAGAAAVASQGRA, encoded by the coding sequence ATGCAACCCCGAGACACTGCCACCTTGGTGCTGCTCCGCCACGGCGAGAGCGAATGGAACGCAAGCAACCAGTTCACCGGCTGGGTGGACGTCGGGCTGACCGAAAAGGGCCGGGCCGAAGCGGTGCGCGGCGGCGAGCTGCTGGTCGAGCACGGCCTAGTGCCCGACGTGCTGTACACCTCGCTGCTGCGACGCGCGATCACCACCGCGGACCTGGCGCTGGACACCGCCGACCGGCTGTGGATTCCGGTGCGGCGCAGCTGGCGGCTCAACGAACGCCACTACGGCGCGCTGCAGGGCCTGGACAAGGCCGAAATCAAGAACCGCTACGGCGAGGAGCAGTTCATGGCCTGGCGGCGCAGCTACGACACACCCCCGCCGCTGATCGAGAAAGGCAGCAAGTACAGCCAGGACACCGACCCCCGTTACGCCAACATCGGCGGCGGCCCGCTGACCGAATGCCTGGCCGACGTGGTGGTCCGTTTCCTGCCGTATTTCACCGACGTCATCGTCCCCGATCTGCGGAGCGGCAAGACCGTGCTGATCGTCGCGCACGGCAACTCGCTGCGCGCCCTGGTCAAGTACCTGGACCAGATGTCCGACGAAGAAATCGTCGGGCTGAACATCCCGACCGGCATTCCGCTGCGCTACGACCTGGACGCCGATCTGCGTCCGGTGGTCCCGGGCGGCACCTATCTCGACCCGGAGGCGGCCGCCGCCGGTGCCGCGGCGGTTGCCAGCCAAGGGCGGGCCTGA